The following nucleotide sequence is from Alteromonas sp. V450.
GATGAGATAACACAGCACGAAGCACGCTTGGACATCGTTCAACAAGCTTCAGGGAATTGTCTGTGGCGGCCAGTGCCTGAAGAAACATAAAATGGCAGCTAATATGCTGCTGAAAATACTATGAAAGAAAAGCAGGAGCAGTGAAGCGTGAGAATGAGGCTTTATTGGGTTATTATTTTATTTACGCTATTTGTCAGAAGCGCAGTTGCGCAAACGCAGGAAGAGCGAGATGAAGTGCGAGAAAAGGCAACGAGCGCGTTGCAACAACCCAAGCCGTCAACGAGTCAAATTGACGAAGCTCCTCTAACCGATTTAGGCGATGAATATACAAATTCAATATCGCTGCTTCAAAACCGTTTTCGTGTAGATTACAACGTGTCTGAAGTGACAATGGTCTTCTTCAGAGAATATGGTTCTGCTCCAGTAGTACTTGTTCGACCTGATGGCTCTAAGCTGTTCCAAAGCACCGTTGATGAAGAGAAAGTAAAGTGGTTTGATGCCGACACGTTCGATATGATCACGATAAAGAATCCCGTGCCAGGGCCCTGGCAAGCGGTAGGGGAAGTGCTCCCAGGCAGCCGAGTAATGGTTTTATCGAATATTGAACTGAAAGCCGAAGCGCTTCCTGAACTTCTTTTTGCTGGCGAAATTCTTAAATCTACTGCGTATTTAACAAATAATGGCAAACCTATCGAAAATAGCCAATTTCGCGATGTGGTTGAGTTAGATATTGAGTTTGTAAGTAGTAACAACCCCAACTACGACAATTTTGGCGCAAACAAGCAAAATATCGCCACATTTGAAGATAATGGTCGTGGGATGGATGAGCGTCCTGGCGATGGCATATTTACAGGCCAGTTCAATTTAAAAATAACGCCGGGTGAATGGAAGCCTATCTTTCGCGTAAAAACACCTATGTACACGCGTGAGCAAACGGGTGAACTTATTGTTCTTCATGAAAACCCTGTGACAGTAGCTGTTGAACAACACGGAGGCGGAGAGGGATATCATAAAATCATTATCGATGTAGATAGAGAGTTAGTTGATATTGAATCTTTCTTAGTCGATGGCAAAGTCAAATTCCCCAATGCAGATATGCAAAATTTTTCGTTAACCGAAGGTGGCTCACAACCCAGAGAGCATTTAATAGTCGCTTATGAAGAGGGAATTTTTCGCGTTAAGGTAACTGCCTACGGCACCACGATAGACGGTCGAGACTTTATATTAGACGTACCTGAATTTAGCTTTGTCGCAAGTGACCCCGAAGAGCAAGAAATAGCAGAAATGACCGATGATAGCGCTAAGATTCTTGAAGAGGGTATTCAACCACAAGAAGAACGAGCTGGAGTCGATAGTCCTTTAACATTACCAAGCACACCCGAAGATGAGGGCATGGACAATGACACGCTTATTTTTTGGATTGCTGCGGTCAATGGCTCTATAGTTGTGATCGGTATTCTTTGTGGTGTGCTCATCGTTCTTTTGCGCAAGCGTAAGAATCCACCGCCCACCAGTGGCAATGATGCCTCGAGTGCGAATTCAGCGCCAGTCGAAAAGACGACTGACGCTGAACTTACCATGGAAAGTGATAAAAAGGGCATTCAGAAACTGCTAGCAATTTTTAAAAAGAAAAATAAGTCAAACGATACACAATGACGAGTGGCGCGTTTTAATGCGTCTTATATTCATACAAGTTGAAGTATATTTCGACATAGTGCTTATTTAACAGGCAAACAAACCGCAGATGACAATTTTATTAATAAAAAGCGTTGACTCCACATGGGGGAATACGTATTATCTGCGCCGCAGTCAGGGGACAGGGCAACAACAGCCAAGTCAACTCACTGATAACATTGAAGATGTGGAGCGGTAGTTCAGTTGGTTAGAATACCGGCCTGTCACGCCGGGGGTCGCGGGTTCGAGTCCCGTCCGCTCCGCCATTTAGTTATACAGTGCAATCTCGATTATGTGGAGCGGTAGTTCAGTTGGTTAGAATACCGGCCCTCTCAATGGTATAGTTAAATGTCTTCGGAGCGGTAGTTCAGTTGGTTAGAATACCGGCCTGTCACGCCGGGGGTCGCGGGTTCGAGTCCCGTCCGCTCCGCCATCGTCGAGTTCGCAAAAAAACATTATGTGGAGCGGTAGTTCAGTTGGTTAGAATACCGGCCTGTCACGCCGGGGGTCGCGGGTTCGAGTCCCGTCCGCTCCGCCACTAATGCCTATTCCTTATTTATTTCCTCGCTTGTCTCTTACAAAGTTTACATTACAAATCACTCAGAACTTTTTCAATTTACACGTAAAGTTAACGTGCTATTTTTAAAATCTATACTACATTTAAGCTGTTGATCCATTGTGTATTTATAGGTTTATGACTAGAAGCGAACAAAAACAATATTTTCTTGCCGATAATTTAAAAGCAATAGGCGTTTCATTGCTCAGTGTAGCTGCTATAACGGTAGTGCTTGCTACGATTATGTTCATTTTTGTGAAAGAGCAAGAGGAAAACCGTGCAACCGAAATATTAAACAATGTCAGAATTGTTTTTCGCGATGCTGAGATTACTTTAGATTACTTAAATACACTTCCATATGAAAAATGTACCATCGAAAACTTGTCAGAAATGCGAAAGACACTTTTTCGTTCAAGGTTTGTTAAAGAAATTGGCTTCTATGAAGACGGCGAACTGTTGTGTAGTACGTACTTAGGCTTTTTGGAAGAACCAGTTCAAGAAGCCACGCCAGACTTTTATACTCAACTGGGTGATGCATTTTGGATAAACACTCCGCTCCAACTTTTTGATAAACAAGCGACGGGCACGATTGTAAAACGCGGCAAGTACAACGCTGTGTTAGATATGGATGGTGTCATCGGCTACAGTTTTACTCAGGACTGGCAACTTTTCTACAATGGTGACACGTTTTATCACATGGCAGGGAACCCTGGATTAGTCGACGCGACTCTTAGTCAACAAGATATCCACGAACGAACGAGTTATTTTTCTCTCCAGTTTATTAAATGTGATGAACGCTATACCAACACGTGTCTTAAGGTGCGATCAGACAATGGAAGAGTGCTCGATATACATATGGGGAAATTGGTACTGTTTGTTTGCGTAATGCTAATGACTGCTGCATTAACCCACATGTTAACGTTTAATTATCTGCGCCGAAGGCGTTCGCTAGAATCTCGTGTGAGTAAAGGCCTCAAAGAACATAGGTTTTTCTGCTTGTACCAACCCTTTGTCGATTTGAATACCGGAAAGGTAATAGGTTGTGAGGTTCTCAGTCGTTTCGAAGACGAGTTTGGGCCCATATATCCCGATGAATTTATTCCCCAAGTCAAAGAGCAAGAAATGACGTGGGAATTCACTATTGACATGATTACTACAGCAATGAACGAGCTGAACAGTAATGATGATATTCCAGAAGGATTTAAGGTGTCTTTCAATCTGTTTCCTTTCGACTTTACTCGAGAAGGTTGCTTAGATTTAGACTTCGTTCTAGAGATGAACGTCAAAAACTTTAAGCTGGTGCTTGAAATTACTGAAGATGAGCAAATAGCCACGCATAGTGCTGTGAAGCATATTAAATCGCTTAAAAGCAAAGGGTTTTTATTTGCAATAGATGACTTTGGTGTGGGGTATTCTAATTTAAGCCAACTAAAAACGCTTAATTGTGATTATCTTAAAATAGACAGAAGCTTCGTTATGGATATGGAAGACAACAGCATCCGGTCTTCTCTGATCCCTCACATTGTGAGCATCGCGGACGGACTAAATGTTGACCTGATTGCAGAAGGCGTAGAAAACTCTGACCAATGCAGCGAACTAAAAAGCCTCACAATTGGCTACGGCCAAGGTTGGCTGTTTGGTAAACCTCAGTCAGCAGAATCACTTGGAAAATGTGTTTTAGATACAATGTAAGTGCTGAAAAGTAGTATTTACTATTTGGTGTTGGTAGTGTTTAACGCTACCATTTACCGTTTGATAAAACTGAGAAGATTTTCCGCATGCAGGATGTGCTAGTTTGCCGCAACATCACAAAAACCTACCAAGAAGGCAGCAATATTACTCAAGTGCTCAACAATGTTTCTTTAGCCGTAAAAGCGGGTGAGCATGTTGCTATATTAGGTAGTTCGGGCTCAGGTAAAAGTACGCTTCTACACATACTCGGTGGGCTTGATACGCCAAGCAGTGGAGAGGTTGAATTCAAAGGGCAATCTTTGATGAAGCTAAACACAAATGCTTTGGCAAAATTGCGCAATGATGAGATAGGGTTTATTTATCAGTTTCACCACTTACTCGGTGAGTTCTCTGCACTTGAAAATACTGCAATGCCCCTTCGTATTCGGGGACTTTCTGCTAGAAAAGCGGAGCAAAAAGCTCAGGCAATGCTCGCGCAAGTTGGATTGGAACACAGGATAAATCACTTGCCGTCTGAACTGTCTGGTGGGGAAAGACAGCGCGTTGCTATTGCAAGAGCATTAATTACTGAACCGGCTATAGTCCTTGCAGATGAACCTACCGGAAACCTCGATGACTCGACAGGCAAAAGCATCTACCAACTACTATCTGACTTGAGCGAAGAAATAGGTACCGCATTTGTTGTGGTTACGCACGATGTCGCATTGGCAAATAAAATGGATAGGGTATTGAAAATCAAGGATGGCGTGTTGTTAACGCGTACACAAGGCGCGGAAGAATAGATAATATGTTGGCATTACAACTGGCACAAAGATTCCGTAAAACTCGTTCTCAGCAGCGTTTTGTTTCTTTTATTTCTATGTCTTCTACTGTAGGCATTGGCTTAGGGTGCTTCGTTCTGATCACACTTCTTAGTGTAATGAACGGGTTTGAAAGGGAGTTAACCACTCGAATATTAACTGTTGTTCCACACGGCGAAATTTACAGTGTTGATAATAAAGGAATAGAAAATTTAGACGCACAACTGTATCGATTTCAGCAAGATAAACGCATAGCACAAGCTGTACCGTTTACAGGTTTGACGGGTATGCTTCAATTTAAGGGCGCACTAAAGGCTATTCAAATAACAGGCTTGCCAATTGACGATGTGAGTGGCGATTTTGTTGACAAAGTTGAGCCTGGCCAATGGACGCAGTTTGCTGCATCAGATAACGGTGTGATTGTTGGAAAAGGCATTGCTCTTGAAATGGGACTTTCTGTGGGCGACAGAGTGCAAATTCTGGTGCCTCAAACGACCAGCGACCTTACATTTAAAGCACCCAATACAATTAGTTTAGAAGTGTCTGGGGTATTGTCTATTGGCGGTGAGCTTGACAATCAACTTGGCATAATGCACCTGCAGAAAGCCTCACAGGCGTTAGAGCTCGCCACTAAGGCAAAAGGGATCCGTTTTAGTTTTCACGATCCGTTTGGCGCAGCAGAAGCGATGCGGGACATTGGGTACTCGTTTCCGCAAGCTGTTTACATGTCAGACTGGACAAGGACTCAAGGCCATCTTTACAACGATATTCAATTAGTTCGTACTGTAGTATATATCGCTCTTGTACTGGTAATATCAGTAGCTTGTTTTAATATTGTCTCTTCTTTGGTAATGGCGGTGAGAGATAAACAGGCGGCCATTGCCATATTAAAAACGATGGGAGCTACCGATAATACGATTAGGATGACATTTGTTTTTCAAGGCATAATTAATGGCCTTGTTGGTGTGGTTTCGGGGGTTGGCTTGGCTGTAATTATTGCGCCAAATCTTTCAGATATCGTAGGGTTTGTCGAGCAAGCGCTGAGTATTGAGATACTGTCAGGCGATATCTACTTTATTGATTTTCTTCCATCTGAATTACAGTGGCTTGATGTCATTGCAACGGTTTGCGTTGCTTTGTTTTTAAGCGTAACTGCTACCTTATACCCCGCGCACAAAGCAGCGAAGATTTCTCCTTCTGCTGCGCTGCATTAGTTTTTATTTGTCGTTTAGTGTTGTTTTGACGAAGAGGTTGCTTTGCAACCTCTTCGTAGCACTTTAGTCGTTCTTGTCGAAATGTTTGAAATCAACGTCTTCTTGTTTTTCACCCGCGTTAGGATCGTTATAAATATTCTCATCTAACGCGCCTTCGCTTTTTGCAACAACGCAAGATACCATGCAATCGCCGGTAATATTTACTGCCGTGCGCGTCATATCCAGCAATCGATCTACGCCTATTATTAATGCGATGCCTTCGACCGGTAAATTAACCTGCTGCAGTACCATAGCAAGCATAATCAGCCCAACGCCCGGTACGCCAGCTGTTCCAATTGAGGCTAGCGTGGCAGTTAACACTACCATCATGTAATCGCTCAAGCTTAAATCTACCGCATATACTTGTGCTATAAAGACGGTCGCCACGCCCTGCATAATGGCTGTGCCATCCATGTTAATGGTTGCGCCTAGAGGTAATGTAAAAGACGACACCGAGTTACCTACGCCGAGTTTATTTTTTGCTGTTTCCATGGTTACAGGTAACGTAGCACTACTACTTGATGTACTAAAAGCAAATAGCGCTGCATCACGCATTTTTCTGATCAAAATAAGTGGGTTGAGACCCGATAAGGCTTTAAGCAATACGGAATAGGTAACTAAACCATGCAAAATCAACACGCCAAATACCAAAAAGAAATATTTGGCGAGACTAAAGATGGTTTCACCGCCAATGGTTGAGAAAAGTTTAGCCATTAGAACGAATACACCATAAGGCGCCAAGTTCATGATTATCGTGACCAGCTTCATAATAACGGTATTAATATCCTCAAAGATTGAGGTAAGGCGTTTTCCTGCATCTC
It contains:
- a CDS encoding TIGR03503 family protein; its protein translation is MRMRLYWVIILFTLFVRSAVAQTQEERDEVREKATSALQQPKPSTSQIDEAPLTDLGDEYTNSISLLQNRFRVDYNVSEVTMVFFREYGSAPVVLVRPDGSKLFQSTVDEEKVKWFDADTFDMITIKNPVPGPWQAVGEVLPGSRVMVLSNIELKAEALPELLFAGEILKSTAYLTNNGKPIENSQFRDVVELDIEFVSSNNPNYDNFGANKQNIATFEDNGRGMDERPGDGIFTGQFNLKITPGEWKPIFRVKTPMYTREQTGELIVLHENPVTVAVEQHGGGEGYHKIIIDVDRELVDIESFLVDGKVKFPNADMQNFSLTEGGSQPREHLIVAYEEGIFRVKVTAYGTTIDGRDFILDVPEFSFVASDPEEQEIAEMTDDSAKILEEGIQPQEERAGVDSPLTLPSTPEDEGMDNDTLIFWIAAVNGSIVVIGILCGVLIVLLRKRKNPPPTSGNDASSANSAPVEKTTDAELTMESDKKGIQKLLAIFKKKNKSNDTQ
- a CDS encoding EAL domain-containing protein; protein product: MTRSEQKQYFLADNLKAIGVSLLSVAAITVVLATIMFIFVKEQEENRATEILNNVRIVFRDAEITLDYLNTLPYEKCTIENLSEMRKTLFRSRFVKEIGFYEDGELLCSTYLGFLEEPVQEATPDFYTQLGDAFWINTPLQLFDKQATGTIVKRGKYNAVLDMDGVIGYSFTQDWQLFYNGDTFYHMAGNPGLVDATLSQQDIHERTSYFSLQFIKCDERYTNTCLKVRSDNGRVLDIHMGKLVLFVCVMLMTAALTHMLTFNYLRRRRSLESRVSKGLKEHRFFCLYQPFVDLNTGKVIGCEVLSRFEDEFGPIYPDEFIPQVKEQEMTWEFTIDMITTAMNELNSNDDIPEGFKVSFNLFPFDFTREGCLDLDFVLEMNVKNFKLVLEITEDEQIATHSAVKHIKSLKSKGFLFAIDDFGVGYSNLSQLKTLNCDYLKIDRSFVMDMEDNSIRSSLIPHIVSIADGLNVDLIAEGVENSDQCSELKSLTIGYGQGWLFGKPQSAESLGKCVLDTM
- the lolD gene encoding lipoprotein-releasing ABC transporter ATP-binding protein LolD, whose protein sequence is MQDVLVCRNITKTYQEGSNITQVLNNVSLAVKAGEHVAILGSSGSGKSTLLHILGGLDTPSSGEVEFKGQSLMKLNTNALAKLRNDEIGFIYQFHHLLGEFSALENTAMPLRIRGLSARKAEQKAQAMLAQVGLEHRINHLPSELSGGERQRVAIARALITEPAIVLADEPTGNLDDSTGKSIYQLLSDLSEEIGTAFVVVTHDVALANKMDRVLKIKDGVLLTRTQGAEE
- a CDS encoding lipoprotein-releasing ABC transporter permease subunit translates to MLALQLAQRFRKTRSQQRFVSFISMSSTVGIGLGCFVLITLLSVMNGFERELTTRILTVVPHGEIYSVDNKGIENLDAQLYRFQQDKRIAQAVPFTGLTGMLQFKGALKAIQITGLPIDDVSGDFVDKVEPGQWTQFAASDNGVIVGKGIALEMGLSVGDRVQILVPQTTSDLTFKAPNTISLEVSGVLSIGGELDNQLGIMHLQKASQALELATKAKGIRFSFHDPFGAAEAMRDIGYSFPQAVYMSDWTRTQGHLYNDIQLVRTVVYIALVLVISVACFNIVSSLVMAVRDKQAAIAILKTMGATDNTIRMTFVFQGIINGLVGVVSGVGLAVIIAPNLSDIVGFVEQALSIEILSGDIYFIDFLPSELQWLDVIATVCVALFLSVTATLYPAHKAAKISPSAALH
- a CDS encoding dicarboxylate/amino acid:cation symporter, which gives rise to MSSSAHKYSLTARIFFGMAAGILTGVFLQFLFDDNGDFTFSVFGFELSTYNILVEGIFSTLGQIFVASLKMLVVPLVFVSLICGTSTLSDPSKLGRLGAKSVGLYVVTTAIAITLAMSIALVVSPGEGLNLTTETTYQAKEAPSLSDVIVNMFPSNPINSMAQGNMLQIIVFAVLFGVAMAMTGDAGKRLTSIFEDINTVIMKLVTIIMNLAPYGVFVLMAKLFSTIGGETIFSLAKYFFLVFGVLILHGLVTYSVLLKALSGLNPLILIRKMRDAALFAFSTSSSSATLPVTMETAKNKLGVGNSVSSFTLPLGATINMDGTAIMQGVATVFIAQVYAVDLSLSDYMMVVLTATLASIGTAGVPGVGLIMLAMVLQQVNLPVEGIALIIGVDRLLDMTRTAVNITGDCMVSCVVAKSEGALDENIYNDPNAGEKQEDVDFKHFDKND